The following DNA comes from Pirellulales bacterium.
GCAGAGCGAATGACAGACGGCGAAAAATTGGCGCATTACCCCGATTTAGCGGCAGACGAAATCCACGAGTGTCTCCTGTTCGCCGCTGAGGCGGTTCGAGAACGCGAATTGCCCTTGGTCACGCTCTGATGAGATTTCTCATCGACAATGCGCTCTCACCCTGGCTTGCC
Coding sequences within:
- a CDS encoding DUF433 domain-containing protein yields the protein MPKYSRITVRPEQMGGVPCVRGLRIPVATVVGMVAERMTDGEKLAHYPDLAADEIHECLLFAAEAVRERELPLVTL